In one window of Festucalex cinctus isolate MCC-2025b chromosome 14, RoL_Fcin_1.0, whole genome shotgun sequence DNA:
- the lrit1a gene encoding leucine-rich repeat, immunoglobulin-like domain and transmembrane domain-containing protein 1a has translation MFLVLVVGLYAATGGLFSPVSSCPSQCSCFYHNLSDGSKARSVICNDPEISLVPAGFPVDTSKLRIEKTAIQRIPSEAFNYLSGLEFLWMSFNALSALAADSFRGLLNLEELRLDGNALAAFPWESLGDMPSLRLLDLHNNQLTSLPAEATAHIRNLTYLDLSSNSLLTLPGAVLANWLVAKPAQGPESSKMILGLHDNPWACDCRLYDLVQFQKSPTLAVAFIDTRLRCSAPESVSGVLFSDAELRRCQPPQIHTAVARVRSAIGNNVLLRCGTIGVPIPDLTWRRADKRVLNGTVQQETSKDGITWSILSVPAVSYRDSGKYMCKATNYAGNAEAVISLVVSNSSKQEGNQTSNEKKAKVKKSNPVGKAAYQEKLVAQYVVPTSIPASLPPVLDPGLPPEISDPISDSFSSSPDPAASSNADTLLDLEKTNLSNLAANTSSLQQDPDRVVRSVKVVGDTDNTISLNWRAPKAKNTTAFSVLYAVFGERDMRKINVGAGQNRVTIEGLVPRTKYIACVCVRGLIPKKEQCVIFSTDEAASATGTQKLINVIVITVACIIAVPLTVIVCCGALKRRIQKYWGKKSKDIQDSYVTFETLSPGTKAKGLEGEYLNRLNPEESNRLLSARSSLDSEATAKIEGQPNEYFC, from the exons ATGTTCCTCGTCTTGGTCGTGGGGCTCTACGCGGCCACGGGTGGACTTTTCTCCCCGGTGAGCAGCTGCCCGTCGCAGTGCAGCTGTTTTTATCACAACCTGAGCGACGGCTCCAAGGCCAG GAGTGTGATTTGCAACGACCCCGAGATCTCGCTCGTACCTGCGGGCTTCCCCGTGGACACGTCCAAGCTGCGCATCGAGAAGACGGCCATCCAGCGGATACCGAGCGAAGCCTTCAACTACCTGTCGGGCCTGGAGTTCCTGTGGATGTCCTTCAACGCGCTGTCGGCGCTGGCCGCCGACAGCTTCCGCGGGCTGCTCAACCTGGAGGAGTTGCGCCTGGACGGCAACGCGCTGGCCGCCTTCCCCTGGGAGTCGCTCGGCGACATGCCCAGCCTGAGACTTCTGGACTTGCACAACAACCAGCTCACCTCGCTTCCCGCCGAGGCCACGGCGCACATCAGGAACCTCACCTACCTGGACCTGTCCAGCAACAGTTTGCTCACGCTGCCCGGCGCCGTGCTGGCCAACTGGCTGGTGGCCAAACCCGCCCAAGGACCCGAGAGCTCCAAAATGATCCTGG GTCTCCATGACAACCCATGGGCATGCGACTGTCGCCTGTACGACCTGGTCCAGTTCCAGAAGTCTCCCACTTTGGCCGTGGCGTTCATCGACACCAGGCTGCGCTGCTCGGCCCCCGAGAGCGTGTCGGGCGTTCTGTTTAGCGACGCCGAGCTGCGCCGCTGCCAGCCCCCGCAAATCCACACGGCCGTGGCGCGGGTCCGAAGCGCCATTGGGAATAACGTGCTACTCCGGTGCGGGACCATCGGGGTGCCCATTCCGGACCTGACGTGGCGGAGGGCGGATAAGCGAGTCCTGAATGGAACGG TCCAGCAGGAAACGTCCAAAGATGGAATCACCTGGTCCATCCTCAGTGTCCCAGCCGTGTCCTACCGTGATTCAGGGAAATACATGTGCAAAGCGACAAACTACGCCGGGAATGCTGAAGCTGTCATTTCCTTAGTAGTATCTAATTCTTCAAAACAGGAAGGCAATCAAACCAGTAACGAGAAGAAGGCCAAAGTAAAAAAATCCAATCCGGTGGGAAAAGCAGCCTACCAGGAGAAATTGGTCGCCCAATACGTGGTGCCAACCTCCATACCTGCATCTTTACCGCCTGTGCTGGATCCTGGCCTTCCACCTGAAATTTCTGACCCCATTTCAGACAGTTTCAGTTCTTCTCCCGACCCTGCCGCATCATCCAACGCGGACACGCTTCTGGATCTGGAGAAGACCAACCTCAGTAACCTAGCTGCAAACACCTCATCGCTGCAGCAGGACCCAGACCGGGTGGTCCGTTCAGTGAAGGTAGTGGGGGACACGGACAATACGATCTCCCTCAACTGGCGAGCTCCCAAGGCCAAGAACACGACCGCCTTCAGTGTGCTGTACGCCGTGTTCGGGGAGAGAGACATGAGGAAGATCAATGTGGGGGCGGGTCAGAATAGAGTGACCATCGAAGGCCTAGTGCCCAGAACCAAGTACATCGCCTGCGTATGTGTGAGGGGCCTCATCCCCAAGAAGGAACAGTGCGTCATCTTTTCCACGGATGAGGCCGCCAGCGCGACCGGCACCCAGAAGCTGATCAACGTGATCGTGATCACGGTGGCCTGCATCATCGCCGTGCCCCTCACCGTCATCGTATGTTGCGGAGCCTTGAAGAGACGTATCCAAAAGTACTGGGGGAAAAAGTCCAAGGACATCCAAGATTCCTATGTGACCTTTGAGACATTGTCACCCGGGACCAAAGCCAAAGGACTGGAAGGGGAATACTTGAACAGACTAAACCCGGAAGAGTCCAACAGGCTGCTGTCGGCCCGCTCCAGCCTGGACTCCGAGGCCACGGCTAAAATCGAAGGACAGCCTAATGAGTACTTCTGCTGA
- the rgra gene encoding retinal G protein coupled receptor a, giving the protein MVSSYPLPEGFSEFDVFSLGSCLLVEGLTGFFLNAVTIAAFLKVRELRTPSNFLVFSLAMADMGISMNATVAAFSSFLRYWPYGSEGCQTHGFQGFVTALASIHFIAAIAWDRYHQYCTRTKLQWSSAITLVIFVWLFTAFWSAMPLIGWGEYDYEPLRTCCTLDYSKGDRNYVSYLIPMSVFNMAIQVFVVMSSYQSIAQKFKKTGNTKFNPNTPLKTMLLCWGPYGLLAFYAAVENANLVSPKLRMMAPILAKTSPTFNVFLYALGNENYRGGIWQFLTGEKIEVPQVDNKSK; this is encoded by the exons ATGGTGTCGTCGTACCCTTTACCGGAGGGCTTCTCCGAGTTTGATGTCTTCTCCCTGGGATCGTGTCTGCTGGTCGAGG GTCTGACGGGCTTCTTCTTAAACGCGGTCACCATCGCCGCTTTCCTCAAAGTGAGGGAGCTGAGGACCCCCAGCAATTTCCTTGTCTTCAGTTTAGCCATGGCCGACATGGGCATCTCCATGAACGCCACCGTTGCGGCTTTCTCCAGCTTCCTCAG GTACTGGCCGTATGGCTCGGAGGGATGTCAGACTCACGGCTTCCAGGGTTTCGTGACGGCTCTGGCCAGCATCCACTTCATCGCCGCCATCGCTTGGGACCGATACCACCAGTACTGCACAA GGACAAAGCTGCAGTGGAGCAGTGCCATCACTCTGGTCATCTTTGTTTGGCTTTTCACCGCCTTCTGGTCCGCCATGCCTCTCATCGGCTGGGGCGAGTACGACTACGAGCCCCTCAGGACGTGCTGCACTCTGGACTACAGCAAGGGTGACAG GAACTACGTCTCCTACTTGATCCCCATGAGCGTCTTCAACATGGCCATCCAAGTGTTTGTTGTCATGTCCTCCTACCAGTCCATCGCACAGAAATTCAAGAAGACTGGAAACACCAAG TTCAACCCAAACACTCCCCTTAAGACTATGCTGCTATGCTGGGGCCCCTACGGCCTCCTGGCCTTCTACGCCGCAGTGGAGAACGCCAACCTGGTCTCACCCAAGCTCAGGATG ATGGCCCCCATCCTGGCCAAGACCTCCCCGACCTTTAATGTCTTCCTGTACGCTTTGGGGAACGAGAACTACCGAGGAGGCATCTGGCAGTTCCTCACCGGGGAGAAGATCGAAGTGCCTCAAGTTGACAACAAGTCCAAATAA